A genome region from Clostridium pasteurianum includes the following:
- a CDS encoding sensor histidine kinase — MNGRGIMKSNRTLNYISLFMIFINFIIIVLISGIMTITLYKISSGFMARDFLDQITVIPWKPQNIAIVSIVPYIILISLIMLKKKYIDSLKKWQIAALLLCEIFLSVSIMTALNMSYNGIILFIIADLVTNTKDKSNKIIFLVLMIIIYILSVYDFISLKIKMVSFESFLFYYNANMKSYLMELKSILSTINIIVFIVYMIVLVQDQMRENEKITLLNRKLNLANEKLGVMNVQLKDYAVKIESMAETRERNRLAREIHDTLGHALTGISVGIDACLTTIDISTEATKKQLNVIADVARQAIKDVRRSVKKLRPDALESSSLEDALNNMISQISNATKAKIFFNSNIKSLKFEHDEEDTIYRIVQEGITNAIRHGHATEIYTSMIRRDKQLNITIRDNGKGCANIKKGFGLKHIEERVKLLNGTLEYDGSDGFLITVNIPIRWGDESD; from the coding sequence ATGAATGGAAGAGGAATTATGAAATCAAATAGAACTTTAAATTATATTAGCTTATTTATGATTTTTATAAATTTTATTATTATAGTTTTAATTTCAGGAATCATGACTATAACTTTATATAAAATTAGTTCAGGATTTATGGCAAGAGATTTCTTGGATCAAATTACGGTTATACCTTGGAAACCGCAGAATATAGCTATTGTGTCTATAGTACCTTATATAATATTAATATCATTAATTATGCTTAAAAAGAAATATATAGACTCATTAAAAAAGTGGCAAATAGCTGCTTTGCTGTTATGTGAAATTTTTTTAAGCGTCTCAATAATGACAGCACTAAATATGAGTTATAACGGGATTATACTATTTATCATTGCTGATTTGGTAACAAACACCAAAGATAAAAGCAATAAAATTATATTTTTGGTTCTTATGATAATTATATATATACTTAGCGTTTATGATTTTATATCGCTTAAAATAAAGATGGTTTCCTTTGAAAGTTTTCTTTTTTATTATAATGCCAATATGAAGAGCTACTTAATGGAACTAAAAAGTATACTAAGTACTATAAACATCATAGTATTTATAGTATATATGATTGTACTTGTTCAAGATCAAATGAGGGAAAATGAAAAAATAACTTTATTAAATAGAAAATTAAATTTAGCTAATGAAAAATTAGGGGTTATGAATGTACAATTAAAAGATTACGCTGTAAAGATAGAGTCAATGGCTGAAACTAGAGAACGTAACCGTTTGGCAAGAGAAATTCACGATACGCTAGGTCATGCACTTACAGGGATATCAGTTGGAATTGATGCTTGCTTAACAACAATAGATATATCTACGGAGGCAACTAAAAAGCAGTTGAATGTTATTGCAGATGTAGCAAGACAAGCTATTAAAGATGTAAGACGTTCCGTGAAGAAACTTCGACCCGATGCACTTGAAAGTTCTAGTTTAGAAGATGCATTAAATAATATGATTTCGCAGATAAGTAATGCTACAAAAGCAAAAATTTTTTTTAATTCAAATATAAAATCATTAAAATTTGAGCATGATGAAGAAGATACTATTTATAGAATTGTACAAGAAGGAATAACAAATGCAATACGTCATGGACATGCTACAGAAATTTATACAAGTATGATAAGGAGGGATAAGCAGTTAAATATAACAATAAGAGATAACGGCAAGGGATGTGCTAATATAAAAAAAGGCTTTGGATTAAAACATATAGAAGAAAGGGTTAAGTTATTAAATGGGACTTTAGAATATGATGGCAGTGATGGCTTTTTAATAACTGTAAATATTCCAATTAGGTGGGGCGATGAAAGTGATTAA
- a CDS encoding sugar ABC transporter substrate-binding protein has translation MNKKYKKIVIAILLISTVGFISINLKVLKKNGGDHSARQIENRKKFGATYMTTNNRFYEIINDEIRSVVESNGDILVTRDAALDKEKQTQQIYEFIKLKVKAIFINPVDWKQVKPALMAAKKAGIPVIVVDTPVYDNKLVSCTVISDNYDAGVQCAKYLMKTKSKANIMLIEHSEAKSGIDRIKGFVDTIGSNKQYKIVAEGDSEGQLDKAMPLVNNLIKKHPEVDTIMALNDPSALGALAALKENRLLGKVMVFGVDGSPEAKTMIHDGFMTATSAQFPNKMGYIAAEKAYDILKGKKLKKDVIVPITLISKENVLQYEISGWK, from the coding sequence ATGAATAAAAAATATAAAAAAATAGTAATAGCCATATTATTAATTTCTACTGTTGGTTTTATTTCAATTAACTTAAAAGTGCTTAAAAAAAACGGTGGAGATCACTCTGCAAGGCAAATAGAAAATAGGAAAAAATTTGGAGCCACTTATATGACAACGAATAATAGATTTTATGAAATAATTAACGATGAAATACGTTCGGTTGTAGAGAGTAATGGAGATATATTAGTAACAAGGGATGCAGCTTTAGATAAGGAGAAGCAAACGCAGCAGATTTATGAATTTATTAAATTAAAGGTTAAAGCTATTTTTATAAATCCTGTGGATTGGAAACAAGTAAAACCAGCATTAATGGCAGCTAAAAAGGCAGGAATACCTGTTATTGTTGTTGATACGCCTGTTTATGATAATAAGCTAGTTTCATGTACAGTAATATCTGATAATTATGATGCTGGAGTTCAATGTGCAAAGTACCTTATGAAAACGAAGTCAAAAGCTAATATTATGCTAATTGAACATTCTGAAGCAAAATCTGGTATTGATAGGATTAAGGGATTTGTAGATACTATTGGCAGCAATAAACAATATAAAATAGTTGCTGAAGGTGATAGTGAAGGACAATTAGATAAAGCTATGCCGTTAGTAAATAATTTGATTAAAAAACATCCAGAGGTAGATACAATTATGGCATTAAATGATCCAAGTGCTCTTGGTGCGCTAGCAGCACTTAAAGAAAATAGATTATTAGGTAAGGTTATGGTATTTGGAGTAGATGGTTCGCCTGAAGCTAAGACAATGATTCATGATGGATTTATGACTGCCACTTCTGCTCAGTTCCCTAATAAAATGGGATATATAGCTGCTGAGAAAGCTTATGATATTTTAAAAGGAAAAAAGTTAAAAAAGGATGTAATTGTTCCGATAACTTTAATATCAAAAGAAAACGTTCTACAATATGAAATAAGTGGATGGAAATAA
- a CDS encoding elongation factor G, with amino-acid sequence MNKTIGLLAHVDAGKTTFAEQILYHTKSIRKRGRVDHKDSFLDNNSVERERGITVFSEQAIFNYKDCTYFLIDTPGHVDFSTEMERSIKVMDYAILIISGADGVQSQTEIIWQLLRKYKVPTIFFINKMDRVGSDSEKVIDEIKRSLTKDIFHFEGQEMSQDIIEFIAERDDNICEIYLNSGYEKDLWMSSMKKMINKNKIFPCFTGSALEDSGIDYFLEKLHMITYTKYNSNEDFCGLVYKIKHDKNKNKIVYMKAVSGNLSVKQEIKIKGEIEKPYEIRFYNGEKYSVKSSAEAGELFAVLGINNVAPGEFIGTHENSIKYNLVPALKSKVIFDEKINPKEVLECFRLLEEEDPSLNVFWNEKFQNIEIHIMGKIQLEILKSVLLDRFNMDIDFGSCEVLYKETIAKETMGYGHFEPLRHYAEVHLRIEPALRNSGITFSSKCSTDNLTVGEQNLIRTHIFEKEHKGILTGSVLTDLKITLVTGRHHIKHTSGGDFREATLRALRQGLESTENILLEPFYKFKIQVDINLTGRVLSDINRMHGEFDAPQTIGNSCFISGRGPVSEFMDYPSDVASFTKGKGKISFVFEGYDVCHNEEKIIKDIGYNKNADIEYTSTSIFCSKGQAYKVSWDKAKNFMHCLK; translated from the coding sequence ATGAATAAAACTATAGGATTATTGGCTCATGTTGATGCAGGGAAAACTACTTTTGCTGAGCAGATTTTATATCATACAAAAAGTATAAGAAAAAGGGGAAGGGTTGATCACAAGGATTCTTTTTTGGATAACAATTCCGTGGAAAGAGAAAGAGGAATAACCGTATTTTCTGAACAGGCTATTTTTAATTATAAGGACTGTACCTATTTTCTAATAGACACACCAGGTCATGTGGATTTTTCTACAGAAATGGAAAGATCTATTAAAGTTATGGATTATGCAATACTGATAATAAGTGGTGCTGACGGTGTGCAGAGTCAAACTGAAATCATTTGGCAACTTCTTAGAAAATATAAGGTGCCTACTATCTTTTTTATTAATAAAATGGATAGGGTAGGTTCCGATAGTGAAAAAGTAATTGATGAAATTAAGAGAAGTTTAACAAAAGATATCTTTCATTTTGAAGGACAAGAAATGTCACAAGATATTATTGAATTTATTGCAGAACGTGATGATAATATATGTGAAATATATTTAAATTCTGGTTATGAAAAAGATTTATGGATGAGTTCAATGAAAAAAATGATAAATAAAAACAAAATATTTCCATGCTTTACTGGCTCCGCATTAGAGGATTCTGGCATAGACTATTTTTTAGAAAAACTTCATATGATAACTTATACAAAATACAATTCTAATGAAGATTTTTGTGGATTGGTATATAAAATAAAGCATGATAAAAATAAAAATAAAATTGTTTATATGAAAGCTGTTAGCGGTAATTTAAGTGTTAAACAGGAGATTAAAATTAAAGGTGAAATTGAAAAGCCTTATGAAATAAGATTTTATAATGGTGAGAAATATAGTGTCAAGAGCTCTGCTGAGGCAGGAGAATTGTTTGCTGTTTTAGGAATAAATAATGTAGCTCCTGGCGAGTTTATTGGTACACATGAAAATAGTATTAAATATAATTTAGTACCAGCTTTAAAGTCAAAGGTGATATTTGATGAAAAGATAAATCCTAAAGAGGTTTTGGAATGTTTTAGGCTTTTGGAGGAAGAAGATCCATCTTTAAATGTGTTTTGGAATGAAAAATTTCAAAATATTGAAATACATATTATGGGAAAAATACAATTAGAAATATTGAAATCAGTTTTATTAGATAGATTTAATATGGATATTGATTTTGGATCATGTGAAGTTTTGTATAAAGAAACAATAGCTAAGGAAACTATGGGTTACGGTCATTTTGAACCTTTAAGACATTACGCTGAAGTTCATCTTAGAATAGAACCAGCTCTTAGGAATAGCGGAATTACATTTTCTAGTAAGTGCAGCACGGATAATCTTACGGTTGGAGAACAAAATCTCATTAGGACACATATATTTGAGAAGGAACATAAAGGTATTTTAACAGGTTCTGTGCTTACTGATTTAAAAATAACATTAGTAACAGGAAGACATCATATAAAACATACCAGTGGTGGCGATTTTAGAGAAGCTACACTTAGAGCACTTAGGCAGGGACTTGAGAGTACAGAAAATATTCTCTTAGAGCCTTTTTATAAGTTTAAAATACAGGTAGATATTAATTTAACTGGAAGAGTACTATCAGATATAAATAGGATGCATGGTGAATTTGATGCACCCCAAACCATAGGTAACAGCTGTTTTATAAGTGGTAGAGGGCCTGTGTCAGAATTTATGGATTATCCTTCTGATGTAGCATCTTTTACTAAGGGAAAAGGAAAAATTAGTTTTGTTTTTGAAGGGTATGATGTTTGCCATAATGAGGAGAAGATAATTAAAGATATAGGTTATAATAAAAATGCCGATATAGAATATACATCAACATCTATATTTTGCTCAAAAGGACAAGCTTATAAGGTTTCTTGGGATAAAGCAAAGAATTTTATGCATTGTTTAAAATAG